From Endozoicomonas sp. 8E, the proteins below share one genomic window:
- the trmH gene encoding tRNA (guanosine(18)-2'-O)-methyltransferase TrmH: MTPERYKKFKDLLDRRQPDLTVLTDQVHKPHNLSAIIRTCDAVGIPDIHLSQPKMGYRNFRGRTVGSHKYVNVHHHSSVEEGISQLKASGFKVYAAHFSDTAIPYSEVDYTSPVAVMMGAEKKGISTKAAELADQHIIIPMQGIVASFNVSVAAAVILVEAQRQRLLKGMYDKPSLPPEIYTPTLFRWGYPELARYCDLRGLKYPQMDDNGQLIDPSSWYTRVRTDT; encoded by the coding sequence ATGACACCGGAACGTTACAAGAAATTTAAAGACCTTCTGGATCGACGCCAGCCCGACCTGACGGTACTTACCGATCAGGTTCATAAACCCCATAACCTGTCAGCTATTATCCGAACCTGCGATGCCGTGGGCATTCCCGATATTCATCTCAGCCAGCCAAAAATGGGCTATCGAAATTTCCGCGGCAGGACTGTTGGCAGCCACAAATATGTCAATGTTCATCATCACAGCAGTGTAGAAGAAGGTATATCACAACTGAAAGCCAGCGGCTTTAAAGTTTATGCTGCGCATTTTTCCGACACTGCAATCCCCTATTCAGAAGTTGATTACACTTCACCTGTAGCCGTTATGATGGGCGCTGAGAAAAAAGGGATCAGCACCAAGGCAGCAGAGCTTGCTGACCAACACATTATTATTCCCATGCAGGGTATTGTGGCTTCTTTCAACGTCTCGGTAGCAGCAGCGGTCATCCTGGTTGAAGCTCAAAGACAGCGTCTGTTGAAGGGAATGTATGATAAACCCAGCCTGCCTCCCGAAATCTACACCCCAACCCTGTTTCGCTGGGGATACCCCGAACTGGCTCGATATTGTGACCTGCGGGGGCTAAAATATCCGCAAATGGATGACAACGGGCAGCTTATAGACCCATCTTCCTGGTATACCCGGGTACGGACTGATACCTGA
- a CDS encoding polysaccharide deacetylase family protein — MIPRIASRIRQLNRTASLPLRGLLAAAAFIPSLAMAADSAVFLQYHHVSDKTPAITSITPEMFRQHLDYLDKNDFNVAPIEATTKAIQNGNSVPDKTVVITFDDAYKNIYENAFPMLKEKGWPFTIFVSTQPVDSGFGNFLTWQQIQEMTRSGATIANHTVNHPHMPEKQPGESDQAWLKRSRKEITETEQRIRKETGQNVKMLAWPFGETDPQLRKMIKEIGYIGFGQQSGAVGPLSDFTRLPRFPMSGSYSDMSGFRTKVNSRPLPVTQQEPDTAIIDPKNLTPSLTLTLADGSYQKQQLNCYVSGQGKVELKWLDEKKTRFTTQAKSPLPVGRSRYNCTAPSMDGSHYYWFSHQWLRFTEDGKAID, encoded by the coding sequence ATGATCCCCCGCATAGCTTCCCGCATCAGGCAACTCAACCGCACTGCCTCCTTGCCCTTGAGAGGATTACTGGCCGCGGCTGCATTCATACCTTCACTGGCTATGGCAGCAGATAGCGCGGTTTTCCTGCAATATCATCACGTCAGTGACAAGACCCCGGCTATCACCAGCATTACGCCAGAGATGTTCAGGCAACATCTGGATTACCTGGATAAGAATGACTTTAACGTAGCCCCCATAGAGGCCACCACCAAAGCCATACAAAATGGCAACTCAGTACCCGATAAAACGGTAGTGATCACTTTCGATGATGCTTATAAGAACATCTACGAAAATGCTTTCCCGATGCTGAAAGAAAAGGGCTGGCCTTTTACCATTTTTGTCAGCACCCAGCCAGTAGACAGTGGCTTTGGCAACTTCCTGACCTGGCAGCAGATTCAGGAGATGACCCGCTCAGGCGCGACCATCGCCAACCACACCGTCAACCACCCTCATATGCCGGAAAAGCAACCCGGAGAATCTGATCAGGCCTGGCTCAAGCGTTCCAGAAAAGAGATCACTGAAACCGAACAACGCATCAGGAAAGAAACCGGTCAGAATGTGAAAATGCTGGCCTGGCCTTTCGGTGAGACAGACCCGCAACTGAGAAAGATGATCAAGGAGATTGGCTATATTGGATTTGGTCAGCAGTCTGGTGCCGTTGGCCCATTGTCAGACTTTACCCGTCTGCCCCGCTTCCCTATGTCCGGAAGTTATTCCGATATGAGTGGTTTCAGAACCAAAGTTAACAGCAGACCCCTGCCAGTGACGCAACAGGAACCCGATACCGCCATCATCGATCCGAAAAACCTGACACCCTCTTTAACCCTTACTCTGGCGGATGGCAGCTATCAGAAACAGCAACTCAATTGTTATGTCTCCGGACAGGGCAAAGTAGAGCTGAAATGGCTCGATGAAAAGAAAACCCGATTCACAACTCAGGCAAAATCGCCACTGCCGGTTGGTCGCAGTCGCTATAACTGCACGGCGCCTTCGATGGATGGAAGTCATTATTACTGGTTTTCTCACCAATGGCTTCGCTTTACGGAAGATGGAAAAGCCATTGATTAG